Sequence from the Fusarium oxysporum Fo47 chromosome VI, complete sequence genome:
ACGGCAATCGAAGGACATCAATCAATCCAGGTATTCGTTTTTCCAATGTCGGTATGCAAAATCGGAGGAGTGTGTGACTATACTTCCAAGGTTAACAGGGTCCAGCACGCACAAAACAATTCCACGACTCGGGGTCAACAATACCACTTAGGAAGATTCAAGGGGGGAAAAAAAGAGCGCGCTGTGGAATGATAGGTTACAGCACGGCACGATACGATATGCCAGTGTTGTATTCAAAAACGGGTTTGTGGAAAGGTATTGGCGGTTGAGGTCGTCTACAATAAACCTCGATGCTAGCGagtgaaggaggaagagattGCGATTCAGGACACGCTCTTCCCGATTTTATACCCGGCAAGCAGATGCGAGAAGGCGGTTACTGTGATTACTACCGCTGTCAAGTTACTGGTAGACACCGGCCACTGCTACCGGCTGTCACTGCTCAATGGAGACGATCGCCCAGGGATGAGTCGAAGAAGGGCCGCAGACGATAGGAATGTGTGAGGGCAAACGAGACAGGCAGGCAGGCAAGGGCCGTGATATGATTTGAGTCGATCTGATTCGAGACGATTCAAGAGGAAAGGAGAGAGAATTGCCGCTGTGGCAGCGTGGATCCTGTCTGTTGAAACAAAGCAGCGCAATGTCTgattcttttttttttctgaGGTGCCGTTTTGACAGCTCAACGTCAGTACCATTGCAGTGCATGCTAGGCAATGCAGCTTGGTCTGCTGCTGGATAACACGCCCATACCCATAGCTATACCCCAGCACTTGGAGTGTGTTTGGGTGCGTAAGGTGGTAGAATAAAATGGGATGGATCTTGGCCGTGTCCCAAACCTGACCAGAAGTGGTTCATCCTACATTAGGGCGAGCGCGTGGAGGGTGGCATTCTCATGCTTCGACATTGACATCCCCACCATGAGACATGGGGTTCCGGTATGTGCTGGGGAAGTTATCAAGACCCTTGTTTTCGCTCTTTGGAGCTGCctgctttcttttttcttcttcctttcagTACTGAAAATCAATTTATAGTGTTGTTTACCTTGTTTCGTGTGTCTCGCTCTCGTATTAGTCTTACAAGTGCCATGCGTCGACTGACATGAAACTCAGCTCATCTTTTGCACTCATGTAGATACTTCAGCTTCGGCTTTAACCACATGCTACGGTACCTAGGCGGACCATGCCCCTGCAGAGAGCGCTAATGAGGCTCCAGGATGTGGTGAGAAACAAGAGCCCATTTAGGCATTTGGGGCCTGTGGCCTGTGTCCAGGTCTCCTCCACAATTGCTCGAGGTTGTGTTGCAAAACTCGTAAAACACAGCACAAGCCAACCCGCGGCAGGCTTCAAGGCACCAGCACATCTCAACTGCTTCAACGCGGTGATATGAACTCAATCCAATGATGAATTGCTCTCAGGTATCTGAATGACCCATCTTTATCCCCACGGGCCCGCCTTCGCCCGTTTTAGCCGTGCCGGGCGCTATTTTCCCCTTCCATGCCTCGTTTGCTGTGGTCTGTGGAAAGTCAGGTGAAGTTGGTAGCCGGTTTTGAGCAGATGACTGGTCACTTTGGCacagagaagagagagcCTTGAAGTTATTCTCAGGCCAGGTGGCTGCACTAAAGGGTAGGGTCTGGCAGGGCACTTTGTTCACCCCCAATCTGACCAGCCCTGGACGGTGGGAGGCAAGTAGATGCACGTCATGGTTTGAGACGGATCCCGCTCGAGCTAGAGAGCAAGCAGCATGAGCGTGACAGATGGGAAGATAGCGTGGTCCAGGTCGGACTCCATTGGTTACAAAGCTTTGAGTCATTTCCCTTCTTGGACTGAAAGCGTGATGGTTTCATTCTGTGGGTAGTACAATGGCGTTATTGATCCCCAGTGCTATCTCAACGGCGGTTCCTGACACCCTCAGCTGTTCTGTTTAGGACCCTTGGTGCAAATCGTCTGGGGTCCTGCTGCGAATCTCGAGCAACAAAGGCGAGTCTTTCCGAGGATGGAGCATGCCATTGTCGTTGTCCCACGGTGGAATCTCAACACCTTGACCGCCTGTTGATTTATCATTGGAAAGAGCATGCTCTCCGGCTGCTTGACCAGGCTCGGCCCCAATTATGCCCCATTCTACCGCGGCACAGATCATTGTTGCATCTCTCGATGGCCTGTGATATGGAGGCGGTGGGGAAGATTGCGTACCTGTCCAGCTGCTGCAGTTGCTACTGGACATACTGCGTACGTGTAACGAAGCAGTGCGGTTGAAAAGTCTGACAGAGTTGGAGTTCAGATGGATTCCGCAAGAGATCCCTGTACATGAAGATGTTTGTTTCGGAGTATCCAGTCAGGATTTGTCAAAAAGGTGCCCACTCCTCTGATCCAATGTGGTTCGTCTTGAAGCGGAGGTGTGCTGCAAGAGTGAGATGCAGAAAAATAGCCCGCCGCTATTGCAAGGGTTCGATTGCACTAAACTGACACTAAACTGACACTAAACTAAACCGAACTGAACTAAACTCATGAGCTGGAAGGCTTCCAGTACCTGGCAATATACCCCCGGCTTCTATAAGATGATGTGTGAATTCGGAAGCTCAATCTTAAGCACGGTGAACTCTGGACCCTGTGGCCGCCTCAAGCATCGAACTCAAGTTTCAACGTTCTTGATGGGGCTCGTTTGTCTGTACGTAAGTCTTGGCCAAGGTAGACTTCAACTAAGGGCATGGAAGGGAACTCCCGTGGTGCTAAAATGgtttccttttcttcccGCGGCCCGCCCAGACTTAATTGGGGCCTCTGGAATTATTGATTCTCACCGGCAAGGCATTTCCTATAGCAAGAAGATATTAATGCATGAATAGGCTCTATGAAAGGCAGGTAGTAAATATCTGTCAACGCAGCGTGTGCGGCCGGCGATATTCGTCGGCCATCAGCTGTCCGCTTGACAACAGACTTGTAACCTTCTTACTCTGGTTTTCGTCATCTTGTTTCTATTCCCGTCACTGACTGTTCCAATGATCCATATCGATTCGGCTTCAACTCAAGTGTTAACAGCGCAAGTTTACACAATAGAATGTCCAACCATTATCATGGGTTCTGATTAGTGACGTTGTAAGCATGCCACCCCTCTATGATCTTAGCCGCTGACTGACAAACTCAATTCAGACACCTTCGCCTTAAGACCCGGGTCATGGTGGAAAGGCTCAACTGTCTTGTTACCAGCTGGGTATAGTTGCGGCCTAACACGGCAAGATAGCGTATATTGGTCATTATGCACTGCCTCTGACGAGAGCTCGATCACGTCCGATGACAGGACAGAGCCTTGCATGGCCATGATAATGAACGCTATCGGTAATACTAAGAGAGCACCTCCCTACCAATGTACAGTAAGCGGGGTGGATTGATAGATTTCGATCGACAGGTTTCCCCGTGGATGCACACACCCTTCTATAGCGATGGAGGGTCGCTCACAATCATAACACCGCTCTACAGCCTTATAGCAGGGCCAGATGCCGTCAGATCATAAGAAACAAGGTGCTCCTACTTAGGCACCGAGAGTTAGGCTAAAAGTTTAGGGACATGAAATCCGCTTGGTATTGCCTGTTGGTCTTTGAGAGCGACAAAACTGATGCCTTCTATAAATTGGAAGGCAGATATGTTCTGGATTGAAGACAGGGTATGTTAGATGCTCACCCACATCACATTCTGGGCTGTGTCTTGCCAGCAAGCAGCCCGATAGATCGCGATTGGGGGTTGTCACCCTGTCTTGGGGTAGGTGAGGTGTGGTAACACAACAGGATCCTCTCTAATGGTGTTGTCTGCCTGCACAGGTATTCTCTCTAGACTCCACCGGACTTCAGGGCCGAAAGGCTGTGGGCGTCCCCAGGGCCTTGATTGATTTGCCACTCCCAAGATACTGGTTAGGGCTACCTATAGTTAGTTTCTTCTTAGCCACTGCTTTATCACCAACATTACCGTCTCATGTGATGTCCTTCAGTACGGTATTCCGTGCTGTCACGTCAATAGTTGCCTTTTGGATGTGGACTGGGTCTTTGTTGGGCGGTACCGCAATGGTCAAGCGAGAAACCAGGGCATGGACAGGGGGAATAGCACACAACGCACGCACAGGACAACACACAACATGGACAACAAGCTATGAAATCGCCAATAGCCTAATTGAGATGGCTATGTTACAATCCTCAATATACCGACCAATTCCATGCATTTTAGGGCATACAACTCAACGCACTATTGTCTGttcattttttttttttcaccACAGAGAGCTCACGTCGTCCAAGTTGAATTGAAGCTGCCAAGTCGAGAGAGCCTcaaaaaagcaaaacaagCATGGAGAGAACCACAATTCATGCCACGGCATGTGGAGTAGCGAGCAATTAACCTTTCCTTTTCCCTGTTACCGCTGAAAATCAGTTTGTtagtggtgatgatgctgatcaTATCAGGCgatccttgtccttgagctcTTTAACTGCTCAATAAACGACACacgacaagacaagacacgGCACGGTTAATGTCCAATATACGGAGTCATATCCAATGCAATGTAATGTAATGTCGTGTCATGTCATGATACTCTGTGTATGTGATATGTTAGACGCCAAGACCTCAATTCACAGTGATGGCCCCAAAAGCACCTAACACGGAAACAGCAGGAGCAGTTGATCGTGCCTGCTGGATCGCTAGCCGAGGCCAATTACGAGGCCGCGGTTCACTTAAGCGTGATCCGAGATCCAAGACATTTACATGAACATCCATACATTATTAACCTTCCATCCTTGCGCAAACTTACAACTCCCAGGTAAAATACTATTGCCGGCTCGCTTACGCTGCCATTCGACCGGGAAACAACCCGCCGGTCTTTGTTAAGCCTCTCGGGCTTTAGCGATGCAGTTCTGTCAGTTATGATGGACAAATGAGAAGCCAGCATCGTCACAGTGCAATGGTTTTTCCAGTACTCGACGATACTTGACAAGCAAGCCACGGCACTATCGCTTATTAGCCTCGCAAATTCCCTGCACGTTGGTCCTCCAGAGACGTTGTTATTGTTTCCAAATGCGCCGCTGCACCCTGGCTTGTCTTACAGCCAACAACGTCTTGCGTGTTTTCTGTCTTGATGAGCATTGATATTCCTTCTCCTTGCTTCTTCCAGTCTGTCACATGCCACGTGGGATTAACATAGTACTGATACCCGCCCAGGAAGACACGCATGTTGACGCCCGTCGATCTTTAACTCAGCTGCTATATCCGTGCGTTGTATGTTGTACGACAGAGCTCAGAGCTGTCGAGGCCTCGAATGCTTCACAAAACACACCGCATTTAGCCTAAGAAGAGAGCGCGAATATCGGATCTTCATAGAGAGCCAACCGTTTACAAAAAGAAGACCTTCACTCGCTGGTGTCGCAGCTACTGCAATCTACGTCAACCTCATGTTCTCCTTCGAGACCGGTAAATGGCAATCCACACAAGAGCATAATCTCTGCGGGCCCATGCTTTGACAGCGCTTGGTAACGCAGCTCTAAGGCGTAGGTGAGGAACAACGCACTATTGAGTCAGTGATGGCCAAGCTGGAGCCAAGAATTGGACGCATAACAGTGTAGTGTTGCGTGTACACGCGAGTCAAGGTATAATCGTTGGCTCCGCCGCCATTCTGCTTTTCACAGAACCAGTTCTCTCCTATCAAGTCATCGTCCTGTATGGATTCACATCAGCAGTAAAACCGAGATATTCTAGAGCTTTCAGCCGGACAACGCTGTTCGTGCCTTAGAACTCGAGATCAAGCGAAGCGGTTGGTTGAGCGATAATACTCGACACAGCAgctgaagaaaagaagaagaaaagcacACGACACAAAAGCAAATATGACATGCCGTGGTGATTTCTGTGGATAACATGGGGTGTTGGTTCATTTCAGCTATCCTTCTGCATATTACGGATAGTCTCTATGCTGTGGATTCTGACTCTCCGGTAGTGCCTCGGGAATGACTTGATACCATGAGCCACCCATCAGTCAATACCCAGTCCATGGCTAGTGTGCTAAGTCCTTTACAGCTCTCAAGCATTGCCAAACTCGGATCTTTCTAGTTTCAAGTGCTCCGCTATCCCGCGCCGAAAGCCTGTGCTTGCGCCGTGACCACGGAGTCGACGTGGACGGAAACTGTCACACCCGGACCTGTCAACACGGGGACCGGGCGTATTTCGGGTCGGCCTGGAAGTCCAGTTTACCTTCTTCATTAACGTCGCCTTTAGGGGTGGCTTGTCCCACACTGCTCTCAGCCAGCCTTTCGAGGCTGCCGGTAGCTCCGCCTACCATGACTGGGTGTCAGGAGGTGAAGGCTGGGCACCAAGTCTGTAATAATGGACAAGAGAACGTTCGTTAAACAACGAGGGAGGTGACTCTGACGAATAGCCGGATATGCTGGACAGTCATCCAATGTATACTCACTTTGTGCTGATTCATATTGCCTCAATCAACCAAACTCACATATCGCAACATTGTAAGTGAAGATGTCTCACTGAGACCGCCTATTATAGAGTAGTTCAATTTGGTCTGAGGACAGCGCCTGGAATACGCGTCTAGGCTTGATTTCAAAACCTTGTCGAGGTGCTCTGATGTCCAGAGATTCAAGATACCTTAGGCACTCAATTCTTCAGCGAACAAAGGTAGAGCGTAAAATGGTCAGTacaaaagagaaaacaactGAGACAACAGGAACACAGGGATCGCGGAGTCGGAATCAGCATTGCATGCGCTGCCACAGAATTGTGCTAGGATCCCGGCCGAGGGAATCTTGTTGATCGAACGAACCTCTTTCAAAATGCAGCCGAGCGGCGTCTACGTTTAAAGGACGCGCATCGAAGAGGGTGTGGTGACAGCTACGCCCCTGTCGCTGTGCGAAGTTCATGGATTCGGCCATATCTGTACACGACAGCACGCAGGTAAGACGATTGAATTATTATTCAAACAAGTGACACACCCAATTATTGCATCACTAAATACAAGGGTTGTCGTCAACACTCAAGAGGTGCTCAGGGGTTGAGAGTGTGAAGATCTTCTGTTATAACAAGACATCTTCATGGACGTTCGTTGTACAGCGACCACCCGCGCTGCAAGGCTAATGTGAGCTGCAAGAAATGTCAGGTAGCATTTGACCAGGGCCCTGGCAGACATCTGCCTTTCAGGGCGGGCCGTTGCCGATTTATGATTCATGAACATGGATACAAGGCACAGGAACGACGCTTGAAAAGCTAGTAATTGTGGTCCCGAGAACTTTACAGCTCATATCCTGAGTTGTTCTTACAGTACGGTATGCCAATGCTCGGGCCTCAATGCTTCACGGCAAAAACGCCAGACATGAGAAGCATCAATGCATGCGACGTAGTGGGCCGGACAAACAACCTAAGAGCCGCTTTTGCCACATCAACGGGCATATGCAGGGCCTGAGGAaacaaaagagaaaacaGGACATCAAAGCGTGACACCAGAAATCGACTGCCACAAAAAAAAGCCATCTTCAGCCATGAGCCTCGGGTGTGGACGATGCAGCAACGAACCCTTGTCAGGGACCAGGGGTCATTCAACACCCATTGACTATCGTGTCGTGGCCTGGTGACGTCGTGAGCATACTTGACTGTCCTATCAAGAAGTTCTGATCAACAGCAATTGGACCTGTGCTCTCAATAGCTCACGTTATTCTGACCTCAGTTGGGTCTTTGTGCCCATTGACGAGTGCATGATTCTAAATATCTCATCAACGAGCAAGCAGGCGCATGGATTTCGAACTCATATCGATGACCAATGATTGTTCCGCCGCTTTACAATAACGCCTCTATCACAGCAAAAGCCTATCTGTCTTTGTCTACGTACTTTGGTTTACCCTCGAATATCCGTCTCTTTCTGCTTTTGACTACCTTGGGTTTATTCCTCCCAGAAGCCAGGGAAAAGGTATTCGACCTTCTTCATGGCCTCGGGATCACGGCCAGCTGGCTTGGTCATGAACTTGACGGCTCCTTGAGAGGCACCAGCCCAGTGCTTCGCTTGGACCAGGTCGCTGTTCTCGAGCTCACCAAGTCGATCCAAGACACCCGCTACGAGTCGCTTGGCATTTTCGTTGTTAGCCTTCATGTACTTGATGACCAGCTCGACATTAACATCCTCAAACGAATGCCAGCAATCATAGTCGGTGGCCATGGCAATCACCTGGTAGGCCAGCTCGGCCTCGCGGGCAAGCTTGGCTTCAGGAAGGGTCGACATGTTGATAACAGATCCTCCCCACGATCGATACATGTTCGACTCGGCGCGGGTTGAGAACTGCGGTCCTTCTAGATTGTTTGTCAGAGGATGATTAGGTAATTGGCACTGCTTCAACAGGTCTCTTACCCATTACAATGACCGTGCCCTTCTCGTGCAAGACGACGCCGTCACCCTCCATATGAGCTGCACAAGCCTTGACCACCTTAGCAAGGCCTGCATCGAAAGGGTCGGCAAAGCCAACGTGTCCAACTACACCACCCTCAAAGAAGGTAAAGGGACGGATACCCTTTGTGCGATCAATGACCTGGTCCGGGACGACAAAGTCCATAGGCTTGATCTCCTCTTGCAAGGAACCGACGGCAGAGAAGGCAATGACGGATCTAACACCAATATGTCGTAGAGCAGCGATGTTTGCACGGTTCGGGACCTCGTGAGGAGCAAACTGATGGTGAACACCATGGCGAGCAAGGAAAGCGACGTAGCCACCTTTGTGGGAGAGGATCTGGATCGGCGAGGCCGGGTGTCCCCAAGGTGTAATAGGGTTGAGAGCAGCGACGGGCTCGAAGCCTTCGAGCTGACCGAGACCAGTACCGCCAATCACGGCGATATGGACAGGCTCTATGAGGGTGATGTGAGAATCAGTATTGCGCCTATATTGATGGATACGGACGGATAAGGTAGTCTACACACTGTCGAACGTAGTGGGGAGGTCACCCATATTGACGAATTGAAACCGAGATTAGTTTGAGCAAGGACTTGGAACGTTGATGGGAATGAGAGGTTATCGTCGTCGCGAGGAAATATCTGCCGTGTCTACCTTAGTCCTCAACGCAACTTGGAACTACCTACCCCGCCGCCATAACCAAGCTTACGTGCTTGGGCAGAGGTGGGATGGAGGGGTCGTGGACCCTTGGGAGCTCTACCATTGGTTGGCACATTTGAAGATACTAAATCTTTGGCATGAGATTGCCGCTGTTCTATTATGAAGATTATGGGTATGATATAGAATGTTCAGCGTGTTGTGTTTATATACTTATGATAAGCTATTACTGTTATCATAAGGACCTACCAAGGCGCGCCGTGACACACCATCTCGAAATGATGTGTTATCATCTCATAGTGCTCTGTGCTCTGTGCTATGTAATCTGCAAATATTTTGTTATTCTCTGCATCGGCTTAGGATTATCTATCAAAAGCCATTCTGGAAAGAACTCTCAAGATATCTCAAGGGTACTTCAATAGAGTATTTTACGTCTTTGTTCCTATGTCGGTGTTTTGTTCATTTCAGACGCCTTGTATTACCATTTACTGGTTTGGCGGGGCTGAGTTCTTTTACGCTTAGTGAATATTTCACTTTATTAACATTGACCCAACGaaggtaattataatttaatgATAGAGCTGAATCtgcttttttattttattttatcttcTGTTAATATTGTAACCTTATATGCAGCCTCGAAATTTACAGTCTCACATTTATTtgccttcttcctcatcctcttaTGCTGACCAAGCCGGCCAAAATTTTCCGACCTAGCTCCGCCAAAATTTAGCCCACCACAACCTCACCCATCAAATAGCAGCCACAACGCTACATACCTTCCTTGACAACGACTGTATATGGATGCCATGACGAGAAATGATAAAATGACCCGACTTCCCGACAACGTCAATTTGCTGAACGAGGCTCACGAGAATGGACCTGATGAAACCATCGAGGAGCGATGCTTCGCTGCTGCCCTCGTCTGTCTTGAAGGCCACTACACTCAGTCTCCTCCCATGGGCCCTCAGACAGCAGCTAAAGTGAGCTCTATGATCACAAAAACATTAGAGAAAACACATACAATACGCAAGGCTCGGTAAGTCTCGGCCTCCTAATCTACGCCAACCTCATCACTAACGAGCGTGCAGCGAGGCCATCTCAAGAAATGTGGCGATTTGGATCTGGCTCACAAGAATTTTTGCAGCTGCCATACCCAGCCTCACCACACGATCTGTAGGGCCGCTGTCAAGCCTCAACGATCCAGAGAAGGGCGTCACTCCTCAGGAGAGCACTGCCTTGATTGTTATGAACCATGCGACAATTAAGGAGGATATAGCGACTCTCATCAAGCTTATGCATATTGCCAGGAATCTCCTCGTGAATGCTGAGCCCGAGGTGCCGCAAGACATCTGCGCGGCGGTTCACTTTGATCAAATGGTATATCAGACGATCATTCTCTGTGTCAACGTAACGAGTAAGGGCTACGACGGAGAGATTCTTGATGAGAACCAGAGATTAAAGCTCGGTGATGTCACAGAGCTATGTAGGTATCCGTGGTGTCGAGACATATACTGCCAAACTAACAAAAAGATTCTAGACAAAAAGCTGCTGGTAACGTCGTTACAGCAAGCTCACAACTGGACTGCAAAACACGACAGGAACAAAATGTCTTTTTGGTTTGACGTCCtatttgatgatgacggcgCGCTTTCGGGTCCCGAGGAGAGTCTAGGCGATGGCTCAGGCTTCCGGCCAGACGTGGCAAAGCGACAGGTCCAGCATTGGCTCGATAGGAACTCTAAGCTATGTGACACTGCCAGGAAGCTACTCAAAGATTACGCCCAGAACCAAGCCTCAAGACCACCCGGCAACCTCGCCCCGATTCGACCTCTGGCTTGGAACTGGCTCCCTGATGGCTCTGTGGATGTTCCTGGAGATGTTGCCAACactgaggagaagatcaaccCGGTGTGGAAGCCTGATGAGACGGACAAATTCGAACAAGATCGTGCATATGGGCGCGTCTCGAGAGAAGTTGATACCTGGTGGCTGAACGCCCGTGACCCTAATTACGAAGAATGGCTAGTCCTGATGCCATCTGTGGAGTTTGCCCAGAGCCGCCTGGAACATTGCCGCAATAACCTCGTGCATCGATACGCTCACTCTTGTGGAACAGACCACTCTCCGCCGCCaggtgttgttgaggaggaagagctcTCGGAACACGAGCATTGCCATCACTGTGAACACGATGATCATGAGCATGATCATGAGCACCATCACGATCATCACCACGATCATCACGAGTGTAACCATGACCATGACGATCACGATCACGATCACGACCACGACCACGAGGATGACCAGGAGTGCGTATGCCAATGTGATCACGACCATGACCAtgatcaccaccatcaccatcatgatcatgatcatgatcaTGAGTATGCTCACGACTACGTGGAGGATATCAtggacgaagaagacgctGATGATGACGAATCTTATGGAGAGGGGCCACTGACCGGTCTGCTAACTGAAGTGCCCAACATTTTGGATCCCAAACAGATCGAGGCTCTGCACATGATTGTCAAGTCATGCATTTTGGACAACGCCGGTTCAGGGTTGACTCGAGCAGGCGAGAACCTCCAGAAGACCCGGTGTCGCATGTTCCTGGCCCTTGATTGCGGAAAGAGTCTCCTCAGAGAGATGCTAGTCTTCATTGCTGTCTGGGAGAAGGATGAGCAGTCTCTCATCTTCCAGGTCACTACTCAGATTGTGGAGGCCCTTCATCACAGCGCCTTGATTCCATATGCTTGGAACTCGCTGCGTATTCCCAAGGATATCATCTCGCCCGCTCAGACAGTCCTTCTACGACTTGTCAATCACATGTTCAGAGCTCGGATAAACAACTCAGCTTCTCAGGAGACAAAGGACAATTCCCGTGACATCAAGCTTGTTCACTTCTTCTTGAGTTTCTTTCGAAGCCGTATCGTCCCCGAATGTGCCGCTCTCAtgcatcttcaagctcaaaTTCGGGAAGAGAACTGCGACCCTTCCGAGTTTCCTGTGGATAGTTGGGATATGGAACGTGCCAAGGATGGTTTGGCTCAGTACCTCGACTTTCTCACGACCGTTGCTGAGATGTTGGACACTCGAGCCAAGCTGATCGAGTGGGAGGCCATCTACGATCTTATCACGATCTTGACTGGGCTGGAGGCTGGAGTGCCCAAGAAGCCTCTTATTGAGCTTCCAAAGCGATCACCCCGGAATGACAGTGACGGCAACCCTATGGTTGAGCGACCATACGCTGCTGCGGATGATGGACTTCCcccatcaccaccacctcctcctctACAGGAGCCAGCGCATAAGTTCCCCTGGTCCGGGATCAAAGGACAAATCTTTACCATCATCGCCACTCTCTTACAGCCACCTCAAGGTCAGAGCAGCCCTGGAAACCCTGAtgtgcagatgcagatggtCAAGTATAACGGAATCGTGCCTCTTCTCAACTGCTGCGCCTACGACGACCACAACCCATATGCCAAGGAGCGAGTGACGATTTGTCTCAAGTGGCTGCTGGATGGCTGCGAGGCTGCTAACAACTTCTTCCGTGAACTTGTCAACCTCTCGCCACCACCTAACCTTCGGCCTGCCCCTGGCGGTACCACCGTGTCAACGATAAGAGTTGATGGCATCCAAGGCGAAGTCAAGGTGCAGGTCCGCTCGAGTACGTCCGCACCAGGCGAACAGGAGACTAATGACATTGTGGACGGAGCTGGCAGGATTGATCTCAACCGACCCAGTGGACGAGGTAGCATTGAAGATGATTTTATGGCATAAATGCCT
This genomic interval carries:
- a CDS encoding nucleoside phosphorylase domain-containing protein, with protein sequence MGDLPTTFDKPVHIAVIGGTGLGQLEGFEPVAALNPITPWGHPASPIQILSHKGGYVAFLARHGVHHQFAPHEVPNRANIAALRHIGVRSVIAFSAVGSLQEEIKPMDFVVPDQVIDRTKGIRPFTFFEGGVVGHVGFADPFDAGLAKVVKACAAHMEGDGVVLHEKGTVIVMEGPQFSTRAESNMYRSWGGSVINMSTLPEAKLAREAELAYQVIAMATDYDCWHSFEDVNVELVIKYMKANNENAKRLVAGVLDRLGELENSDLVQAKHWAGASQGAVKFMTKPAGRDPEAMKKVEYLFPGFWEE